CGCGTCAACGCGACGTCGGGCGGCACGACGCCGGCCGCGACGAGCGCGCCCGCGAGGCCCGCGACCGTCGCTTCGCGCATCTCGGGGAAGGCGTTATTGGTGCCGGTGGAAAGCGTGAGCAAGGGCACGCTGCCGCAATGCGCCGCGACCGCGCGATGCGTGCCGTCGCCGCCTAACACGGCGATCAGGTCGACGCCGGCGTGCACCATGTAGTCGACGCCCGCGTGCGTGTCCGTGACGCTGTCGGAGATCGGCAGATCGAGAAATTCGACGTCCGGCCAATGCTCGGGGTAGCCGAGCGCCGCATGCGTATCGAGTGCGCGGCATAGCAGCGCCGCGACGCCGGTCTTGTCGCGCAGCGTCAGCACGCGGCCGTCTCCGAGCATGCCGAGCCCCGCGAGCAGGCGCACGACCATGTTCGCCTTCTCGGCGGTCGGGAACACCGATGCATGAGTCGTTAGCCGGCGGATATCGCGGCCGGATGCGGGATTCGCGATCACGCCGACGGTGATGGGCGATGGCAAGGGTTGTCTCCGTTGATGAGGTGCGGCATGCGCTTTTGACGGAGCATTACTGCAATGCCCATGCCAAAAATTTTTGTTTTGGGTCAAAGCGTGGTGAGCCATCTGCATCAAGGCTCGCAGCGCCGGGGCGAGTGCGCGGCGCACTTTGGAAACGCAACATGACGCGGTGCAAGAGGGTCGACGTGTCTCACGTCTCGTATGTGACAAGCATTCCGAATGAACCGACGCGATCGGCCATCCACTGCCGGCGCGCGTTTTCGCGCTTTTCTCAGGCGCCATGGCCGTCTCACGCCACCTGAGACGATCGTCTCAACTGTCTCGCGTGCTGCATTGCGGTGTGATTAAGCGAGAGGGATGTGCTACAAGAAAGTTCCACCTCAGTGCGACGTTCGACGGGAGCCGCCATGCCCTACGTCTCTCAAACGCAGCACATCGATCGTGTTCGCGGCGCCATCGAAGGTCGCCTGCCTGCGCCGGCCGCGCCCGATGCGCAGCGGCTCGTGTCGTCGTGGCAGCGCTCTTACGAGCAATACCGGCTCGATCCCGGTTCCGTCGTCGGGCCTCGCGTGCTTACGTCTGCGGAATTACGCGAGGTACAAGGTAAGGAAGAAGCGTTTTTGCGCGCATCGGGGCAGTGCCTCACGCGCCTGCACGAGATGATTCGCGTTGCCGACTATTGCGTGCTGCTGACCGATGCGCACGGCGTGACGATCGACTACCGGCTCGAGCGCGACCGGCGCAGCGACTTCAAGCATGCGGGGCTTTATATCGGCTCGTGCTGGTCGGAACGCGAAGAAGGCACCTGTGCCGTCGCCAATGTGCTGACCGATCTCGCGCCGATCACCGTGCACAAGATCGATCATTTCCGCGCGGCATTCACCACACTGACCTGCAGTGCATCGCCGATTTTCGCGCCGACCGGCGAGCTGATCGGCGTGCTCGATGCGTCGGCTGTGCAATCGCCCGATAACCGCGACAGCCAGCGGCTCGTGTTTCAACTGGTGCGGCAAAGCGCGGCCTTGATCGAAGACGGCTACTTCCTCAATCAGACCGCACAGCATTGGTTGCTGTTCGGCCATCAAAGCCGCAACTTCGTCGAGGCGCAGCCCGAGGTGCTGATCGCGTTCGACGAATGCGGCAATATCGCGGCGTCGAACCGCAAGGCGCAGGAATGCATTGCGGGCCTCAGCGGTCCGCGTCACATCGATGAGATCTTCGATACGTCGGCGATTCATCTGCATGATGTCGCGCGCGGCGACACGATCGTGCCGCTGCGTTTGCGCGCGAGCGGCACGCTGCTGTATGCGCGGATTCGCGAGCCGCTGAAGCGGGTGTCGCGCGGCTTGCGCGCGCTGACGGGTGCGGCTGCGGCGGCGACTGCGGGTGCGTCCGGGTCCGCGTCTTTGTCGAGCGGCTCGCGCGATGCAGGCCGTCACACCGGCAGCGATGCGCTGCGCGATGTCGGCGCGCTGGGCCGCTTTCTGCGCAGCCGCGACGCGCGTATCGCACGCAATGCGGAGGTCGCATTGCGCATCGCCGGCAAGCGGTTGCCGATCCTCATACTCGGCGAAACGGGTGTCGGCAAGGAAGTATTCGCGCATGCACTGCACGATTCGGGCACGCGGCGCGCGCGGCCCTTCGTCGCCGTCAATTGCGGGGCAATTCCGGAATCGCTGATCGAGAGCGAACTGTTCGGTTATGCGCCGGGCGCCTTCACGGGCGCGCGCAGCCGCGGCGCGCGCGGCAAGATCGCGCATGCGCATACGGGCACGCTGTTTCTCGATGAGATCGGCGATATGCCGCTGAGTCTGCAGACGCGTCTTCTGCGCGTGCTCGCCGAAGGCGAAGTGATGCCGCTGGGCGGCGATACGCCAGTGCGCGTCGATATCGATGTGATCTGCGCGACGCACCGCGATTTACAGCGGATGGTCGCCGATGGCACGTTCCGCGAAGACCTGTATTACCGGCTAAGCGGCGCGACATTGCATATGCCGCCGCTGCGCGAGCGCGAAGACATACTCGACGTCGTACATGAAGTGTTCGATGAAGAAGCGCAAGGCGCCGGCCACGCGCTCACGCTCGATGCGCATCTCGCCGAGCGGCTCTGCGCGTTCGGCTGGCCCGGCAATATCCGGCAGCTGCGCAATGTGTTGCGCTATGCGTGCGCAGTGTGCGACGCGACGCGCGTCGATCTGCGCCATCTGTCACCGGACGTTGCGGCAATACTTGCGCCGGGCCATCTCGAGGCCGGCGGCCGTGCGCTTACGGCGCTTGCGCCGCTCGCGAATGCCGGCGACGAACGGGCTAGGATCGTCGATGCGCTGACGCGGCATCAGTGGCACCCGAACGCGGCGGCGCAGGCGCTCGGCATCTCGCGCGCAACGCTGTACCGCCGCATTGCAAAGCTGGGGATAGTCGGACCTCATCGGGGCTAGCCTGCGGCTCGCGGGTGTTCCGGCGCGGCGGGTTCGTTTAGCTGGCCGTCCACACGCTGATTGGCAAAGCGCTCCATGCGGTTTTATGCGCGGTTTTACGCGTGGGTTTTCGCTTTAGCGCGCGCTTTCGCCTTATCGCCGCGATGTGCCGTTACTGCTCGGCCAGTTTGCTGCGGCTCCGGTTACGGCCGAGATGGCGGCCACCCCCAACATGCGGTGCATCGGCGGTTTCGCTGTCGGTGAGGTCCGCGTAACGCCCATGGTGCCCCGAGCGCGACATCAGCTTTTCAGGAATGCTTGTCGCAAGAAGATAAGTCGTCCACGCGCCGAATGCGACCACCGCAAGGGCCAAAAGAAGGATCTGCATAACGTCTCCACAATGCTGCCGCGCCAATGCGCGGATGTTCAGCCTCGACATTACACAAGCTACATCGCCACAGCATGCACACTTTGACCGGTTGGCCTGAATCACAGTTCGGTTGGCAGAAAACACACGCAAAACGAACGCGCTAGCCGGCATTGAGCGTGGCGATACGCTGCGCGAGGCGCCGTAGGCGAACCCGCAATTCGGGCGGCTCGAGCACTTCGACATGCCCTGCAAAGCCGAGCAGCTGCTCGGCCGCATAGTCGAGCTGTTCGATGGGCAGCGTGACTTCCTGCCAGCCGTCTTCATCCGGCTCCGTGCTATGCGCCTGTTCGACCGCCGCGGCGCCAAGCCGGTCGAGCCGCAGCATCCCCTCCTGAGTCAGACGCAGGCGCGCGACGTTTTTCAACAGGCTCTTTTCGAATGCCGCGACCGAGCCTGCCCATTCGCTGCGCAGATCGAACGAATCGGGCCGCTCGAAAGTCTCGTCGAGCACGCTCAGATGCGTGATATTCGCGACCTTGTAGATGCGCAGCTGCGTGCGCGCACGCGCGACCAGGTACCAGTCGCCGGCTTTGTGCACAAGACCCAGCGGATCGCGAATTCGCTCGGGCTCGGGTTTGGAGCCGCGGTTGCCCGCGCCTGACGATGCCCAGCTCAGGTAGTGCATCGCGACGCGCTTCTGTTCCCACACCGCGCTTGCGAGCAACGTCAGGTGCGGCACCTGCGCGGGCCGCCGATACCAGCCGACCGGATCGATATGAAGCCGCGAGCCGATACGCGATGCGTCGGGCGCCGCATCGGGCAGCGCCGTGACGAGCTTCAGCTGCGCGGCGCGCAATTGTTCCGAGAGGCCAAGATCGGTTGCCGCGCCGGCGAGGCCCGCAATCGACAGCGTCTCGGCCTCCGCCTTCGTGATGCCGGTCAGCCGCGCGCGATAGCCGTCGAGCAGTGCGAAGCCGCCGCCCGGCCCGCGATCCGCGTAGACGGGCACGCCCGCCGCGCTTAAGTGATCGATATCGCGGTAGACCGTGCGCACCGATACGTCGAATTCCTCAGCGAGCGCTTGCGCGGTCACGCGGCCTTTGACCTGCAGCAACAGCAGCATCGACACGAGCCGGCTTGGGCGCAATTGCGTTCTCCGAAAAATTCATGACATCGGTTGTCAGCTATTGGCGAGTATAACTGGCGGCATGTGCGATTGATCAGGAGTTGCAACATGTCGGTGACTTACGTCATTCGTTTTCAGGTCATTCCGGAAAAGCTCGATCGTTTTATGCGCCTGCTCGACGGCGTGCTCGATGCGATGCGCGTCGAGCCGAATTTCCATCAGGCGATCCTGCATCGCGATCCCGATTGCCCTCACCGGCTCATGCTCTATGAAACGTGGGAGAGCCATGAAGACGTGCTCGCGGAACAATTGAACCGTCCGTACCGCCAGGCCTATCACGAGGCGCTGCCCGAGCTGCTCGCGAAACCGCGCGAAGTGACGATCTGGGAAGCCATGCGCGTCGATCGCAATATGCCGCGCACTGAGGTCGGGGCGTTGCAGGCATGAGTGCCTCGCCAGTGCAGCGGGCAAGTTCGGGCGCTGGCTCTTCAGGAGCTTCAGCTTCCGGGCGTCTTGGCGTCATGCAAGGCGCTGCCCTTTACGTCGGCGCCGTACTCGGCACGGGCGTCATCGCATTGCCTGCCTTGGCCGCGGAAGTGGCCGGCCCCGCATCGCTGATCGCGTGGGCTGCACTCGTGTTGCTGTCCGTGCCGCTTGCCGCGACATTCGCCGCGCTCGGCGCGCGTTACCCGGACGCAGGCGGCGTATCGACCTATGTGCGCAATGCGTTTGGGCCGCGCGCGGCCGCGATCATCGGCTGGTGCTTTTACTTCGCGGTGCCGGCGGGTTCGCCCGCCGCGGCCATGTTCGGCGGCGCCTACGTGGCTGCCGCGTTCGGCGGCGGTCAGGTTGCGGTGATCGGTACCGCGGCGGCGCTGATGCTGATCGTGACCGCCGCCAATGCGTTCGGCGTCACCGTGTCCGGGCGTTTGCAACTGGCGCTCGCGGTCGTGCTCGTCGCGCTGCTGCTTGCGGCGATCCTCGCATCGGCGCCGCATGCGCGCACGGCGAACCTGCAGCCGTTCGCGCCGCATGGCTGGCTCGCGATCGGCCCTGCGGCGGCGTTGCTGGTCTGGAGCTTCGCGGGTTGGGAAGCAATCACTCACCTTGCCGCCGAGTTTCGCCGCCCCGCGCGCGATCTGCCGCTTGCGACCGGCATCGCGGTATGTGTGGTCGGCTTGCTCTACATCGGCGTGGCGGCCGCAAGCGTGCTCGTGCTTGGGCCCGCGGCCGGCAAGTCGAGCGCGCCGCTTGCGGAACTGCTCGCGACGGGTCTTGGCGGCAAGGTGCAGGTGCTTGCGGCAGCCGCCGCGTTGCTGCTGACGCTAGGCACGATGAACGCGTATTTCGCCGGCGCCGCCAAGCTCGGCGCCGCGCTTGGGCGCGACGGCGCGCTGCCGGCGTGGCTCGCCGCGGGCAGCCGCGCCGGCGATGTGCCGCGCCGCAGTCTGCTGGTGGTTGCCGCGCTCGCCTTGATCACGCTGTGCGCGGCTGTGATTGCCGGCGTCGGGCCGCGGCCGCTCGTACTGCTGACGACCGGTTCGTTCGTCACGGTCTATGCACTCGGCACGGCAGCCGCGTTGCGCCTGCTGCCGAAGCGCAGTGGCGCACGCCGCTGCGCGTGCGTTGCGCTCGTCGCCGTTGCGGCATTGTTTGCAGCGACGGGCTGGTATCTGTTGTGGCCGTTGGCCATTACGGGCTGCGCGCTGCTTTATCTGCACGTGCGCGAGCGGTTCGCTACCCATGCCTCACAAAGCGATATATCGCAGTCCGTGAAGATCAGATGACCGTGAATTTTAATGCTTTAGCAACAAATTTTATTGACAAGCCGCGCCTCGCCAGACACACTCGTTGACATGCTTACGCTTATCTCCACCGCCATTGTCATTTGGAACCCGATGCGAGCCGCCATTAACGGCGGGCCATTGGGAGCGTTTGCGTATTAGCAGTCTGGAATAAACAAAACATCCCTAAGGCCCCGCCGGCAACGGAAGGGGCCTTTTTGTTTTGTGCGTGGCTTTCCGTTCTGTTCTCCGGCTCAATCGTCGATGGAGTACAACATGAACCAGGCAAGCCCGCAGTTCACCGATCCTTTATCGGATGTCTCACCACCCGAGGTCTCTTCACCCTGCGTGGAGAGACTGCCCAGGGTCGTCATGCACTTCGAAGTACAGCCAGGCGCAACGCTGTCCTGGCGAGTCGAGGAGCACTGCGAACTGAACGTGAACAGTGAGCGCGTATGGCTGACGCGCGCTTCATCGCCTTACGACTACTGGCTGCAGCCCGGCTATTCGATTCAATTGCGACGCGGCGAGCGCGTATGGGTCAGCACCGATGGCAAGCTTGCCGCGCGCCTTTCGTTAGTCACTTATCCGCGCAAACGGCGTGGCGTGTTTTATCGTTGGCTTGAGCGTTTGTCGCGACTGAATCCGGACATTTATGCACCGAACTCGCGGTGATCTTGCCAGCTGCGCATTGGGGACGCTAAAGGTCGCCAAGACGAAGTGGCAAAGAAGAAAACGGGAAGCACGCTGCTGCCGCGCGATGCTGTTGCGCGGCAGCGCTTTCAGCGCGTGGATAGATTGCGGCCGGGTTGCCGCCGCCCACTACTGCGCGGTGGTCGACGCGCCGCTCGGCGTGATCTTCACCGCAGCTGCCGAGACAAACACAGCATGCACCGTGTCGCCAACCTTCAGGCTCTTCAGGTCGATGTCCGGACCGACATCGAGCGTCTGCGTTTGATACGCGCCACGCAACGTGACCATGCGCTTCTTACGGTCGATCTTCTGCACGGTGGCGAGCACTTCGATCTGCTTCGCGGTTTGATAACCGCCCGACGCCGGCTGATAGACCTGCGTGTCGACGCGCTCGCGAATGCCCTTGTCGGCGCCCTTCACTTTTTCCGCGGTTACGAGCAAAGCGTTCTTGTACTCGGCATCGACGTTATCGCCGACCTTGAGCTTGTCGAAGCCCGGCACCTCGTCGCTGACCAGAATCATCGCCGTGCGCCCGTTCGGACCTTGCAGCGTGACGGTACGTGAGGCCGTATCGATAGCCACGATCTTCGCCTGGATATGCACCGGCTGCACCGCGCTCACGACATCTTGCGCGGAATTGGCAAGTGTGTCTTGCGCATACGCGGGCTGTGCCATATACGCGAGCGCGACCAGGGCGGCTGCTCCCATTGCTTTCTTCATTCGGGTTCTCCTTCAAGAGCGTTTTCAGTCACTGGCTAATACGGGCTTTTATAAAAATATGCCGTATTGAAAAACAGTTCGTCATCCAGACGAAAACGCATCATAACCCAGCTGAAAGCCAATAGATCCCGCGATTTTTCAGATTGTGTAAAAGTTTGGATGCCTTTTGAATTGTGAAGCGAAGGCTTCACGCATGCAGCACTCATGCAGCACTCATTTAGCATTCACGCCGCGGGAAAAGCGTTGCAAAACGTTAAGCTTTTCCCGCCGTGCGATGTGTCACATGCGACGGTTCATCACACGCGTTCAAGCGCAATGGCAATGCCCTGCCCGACACCGATGCACATCGTGCACAGGGCAAAGCGGCCCTGCGTGCGCTGCAACTGATACATCGCGGTCGTCACGAGACGCGCGCCGCTCATGCCGAGCGGATGACCGAGCGCAATTGCGCCACCGTTCGGATTGACGCGCGGATCGTCGCCGGCCACGCCGAGCATGCGCAGCACGGCGAGACCTTGCGATGCGAATGCTTCGTTCAGTTCGATGACATCGAACTGGTCGAGCTTCATGCCAAGGCGCGCAAGCAGTTTTTGCGTAGCAGGCGCGGGGCCGATGCCCATCACGCGCGGCGCCACGCCGGCCGTCGCCACGCCAAGCACACGTGCGCGCGGCGTCAGACCAAAACGTTGCGCGATCGCTTCGTTTGCAAGCAACAATGCAGCGGCGCCATCGTTGACGCCCGACGCGTTGCCGGCCGTCACCGTGCCGTCGGCGCGCACCACGCCTTTGAGTTTCGCCAGCGCTTCAAGGCTCGTTTCGCGCGGATGTTCGTCATTCGAAACGACGAGCGGATCGCCCTTCTTCTGCGGCACCGTCACCGCGACGATTTCCTGCGCGAGCGTGCCGTCGCGTTGCGCACGCGACGCGTTCAACTGGCTGCGCAGCGCGAACGCGTCCTGATCGGCACGGCTCACGTTGAATTCCTGTGCGACGTTCTCGCCCGTTTCCGGCATCGAATCGACGCCATACATCTGCTTCATGAGCGGATTGACAAAGCGCCAGCCGATGGTCGTATCGAAGATGTCGGCCTGGCGCGCGAATGCGGTGGTCGCCTTGCCCATCACGAACGGCGCGCGGCTCATGCTTTCGACGCCGCCCGCGATCATCAGCCCCGCTTCGCCGGCCTTGATGGCGCGCGCGGCAATACCGACCGCGTCCATGCCCGAACCGCACAGCCGGTTGATGGTCGAGCCCGGCACGCCTTGCGGCAGGCCCGCGAGCAACAACGACATGCGCGCGACGTTACGGTTGTCTTCGCCGGCCTGATTCGCGCAGCCGTAGATCAGATCGTCGACGGCGTTCCAGTCGACTTCCTTGTTGCGCTCGATCAGCGCCTTCAACGGCACGGCGCCGAGGTCGTCTGCGCGAACCGACGACAGGGAACCTGCGTAGCGGCCGATCGGTGTGCGAATGGCGTCACAGAGGAAAGCTTCACTCATCTTGGTATCTCCGACATTGCTTCAACGGGCTTGCTGGGAAAGACCATTTGTTCTATATGCGAACTTATGGTCTAATATCGAACAATTTTACACCGATGATAGGCGTGCGCGGAAAAGCCTGTCAACGTCTGCGCGGATGGGCTTTTGCCCTGCGGCTGGTCTGCTGCATTGTCCGCGCTTCGTCCGCTTTGCTCTCCATCGCCCGCAAACATGGCCACCCATCAAGACACTCGAACGCTGCAACCCGCCCCCGTCACGGACGCGGATGTGCCGGACAAACCGGGCGACTCCTACGTGCAATCGTTCGCGCGCGGCCTCGCGGTGATTCGCGCGTTCAATGCGGAGCGCCCCGCGCAAACGCTGACCGACGTCGCGGCCGCGACCGGCCTCACGCGCGCCGGCGCGCGCCGCATCCTGCTGACGCTGCAAACGCTCGGTTACGTGGAAGCCGATGGGCGCCTGTTCCGCCTCACGCCGCGCATTCTCGATCTCGGCTTCGCCTATCTGACGTCGATGCCGTTCTGGAACGTCGCCGAGCCTGTGATGGAAGAACTATCGGCAGAGGTGCACGAAAGCTGCTCGGCGGCCGTGCTCGACCGCACGGAGATCGTCTATGTGCTACGCGTGCCGACGCACAAGATCATGACCATCAATCTTTCGATCGGCAGCCGTCTGCCCGCATGGTGCACCTCGATGGGACGCGTGCTGCTTTCGTCACTCGACGATGCCGCGCTCGATGCTGTGCTCGACGCATCGAACCTGCACGCGCACACGCCGCGCACGGTCACCGGCAAAGACGAGCTCAAGCAGATCATCGCGCAGGTGCGCCGCCAGGGCTGGGCGATCACCGATCAGGAGCTCGAAGAAGGCCTGATTTCGATATCGGCGCCGATTCGCAACCGGCAAGGCCGCATCATCGCGGCAATGAATATCAGCGGGAACGCGCAGCGCAATTCGGCCAAACAGATGATGAAGACGTTTCTCGAACCGCTGCAAAAAGCGGCGCAGAACGTCTCCGAGATGGTCGCGCTGCGCGGGTGAAATCGCGTGGCTGGCCAACGTGTGGCTGAAAAACGCGCGCGTGAAGCGTGAATAGCGCGCGCGCA
The genomic region above belongs to Paraburkholderia edwinii and contains:
- a CDS encoding sigma-54-dependent Fis family transcriptional regulator, whose amino-acid sequence is MPYVSQTQHIDRVRGAIEGRLPAPAAPDAQRLVSSWQRSYEQYRLDPGSVVGPRVLTSAELREVQGKEEAFLRASGQCLTRLHEMIRVADYCVLLTDAHGVTIDYRLERDRRSDFKHAGLYIGSCWSEREEGTCAVANVLTDLAPITVHKIDHFRAAFTTLTCSASPIFAPTGELIGVLDASAVQSPDNRDSQRLVFQLVRQSAALIEDGYFLNQTAQHWLLFGHQSRNFVEAQPEVLIAFDECGNIAASNRKAQECIAGLSGPRHIDEIFDTSAIHLHDVARGDTIVPLRLRASGTLLYARIREPLKRVSRGLRALTGAAAAATAGASGSASLSSGSRDAGRHTGSDALRDVGALGRFLRSRDARIARNAEVALRIAGKRLPILILGETGVGKEVFAHALHDSGTRRARPFVAVNCGAIPESLIESELFGYAPGAFTGARSRGARGKIAHAHTGTLFLDEIGDMPLSLQTRLLRVLAEGEVMPLGGDTPVRVDIDVICATHRDLQRMVADGTFREDLYYRLSGATLHMPPLREREDILDVVHEVFDEEAQGAGHALTLDAHLAERLCAFGWPGNIRQLRNVLRYACAVCDATRVDLRHLSPDVAAILAPGHLEAGGRALTALAPLANAGDERARIVDALTRHQWHPNAAAQALGISRATLYRRIAKLGIVGPHRG
- a CDS encoding helix-turn-helix transcriptional regulator encodes the protein MRPSRLVSMLLLLQVKGRVTAQALAEEFDVSVRTVYRDIDHLSAAGVPVYADRGPGGGFALLDGYRARLTGITKAEAETLSIAGLAGAATDLGLSEQLRAAQLKLVTALPDAAPDASRIGSRLHIDPVGWYRRPAQVPHLTLLASAVWEQKRVAMHYLSWASSGAGNRGSKPEPERIRDPLGLVHKAGDWYLVARARTQLRIYKVANITHLSVLDETFERPDSFDLRSEWAGSVAAFEKSLLKNVARLRLTQEGMLRLDRLGAAAVEQAHSTEPDEDGWQEVTLPIEQLDYAAEQLLGFAGHVEVLEPPELRVRLRRLAQRIATLNAG
- a CDS encoding putative quinol monooxygenase, producing the protein MSVTYVIRFQVIPEKLDRFMRLLDGVLDAMRVEPNFHQAILHRDPDCPHRLMLYETWESHEDVLAEQLNRPYRQAYHEALPELLAKPREVTIWEAMRVDRNMPRTEVGALQA
- a CDS encoding APC family permease, which produces MQGAALYVGAVLGTGVIALPALAAEVAGPASLIAWAALVLLSVPLAATFAALGARYPDAGGVSTYVRNAFGPRAAAIIGWCFYFAVPAGSPAAAMFGGAYVAAAFGGGQVAVIGTAAALMLIVTAANAFGVTVSGRLQLALAVVLVALLLAAILASAPHARTANLQPFAPHGWLAIGPAAALLVWSFAGWEAITHLAAEFRRPARDLPLATGIAVCVVGLLYIGVAAASVLVLGPAAGKSSAPLAELLATGLGGKVQVLAAAAALLLTLGTMNAYFAGAAKLGAALGRDGALPAWLAAGSRAGDVPRRSLLVVAALALITLCAAVIAGVGPRPLVLLTTGSFVTVYALGTAAALRLLPKRSGARRCACVALVAVAALFAATGWYLLWPLAITGCALLYLHVRERFATHASQSDISQSVKIR
- a CDS encoding DUF2917 domain-containing protein — protein: MNQASPQFTDPLSDVSPPEVSSPCVERLPRVVMHFEVQPGATLSWRVEEHCELNVNSERVWLTRASSPYDYWLQPGYSIQLRRGERVWVSTDGKLAARLSLVTYPRKRRGVFYRWLERLSRLNPDIYAPNSR
- a CDS encoding copper-binding protein; protein product: MKKAMGAAALVALAYMAQPAYAQDTLANSAQDVVSAVQPVHIQAKIVAIDTASRTVTLQGPNGRTAMILVSDEVPGFDKLKVGDNVDAEYKNALLVTAEKVKGADKGIRERVDTQVYQPASGGYQTAKQIEVLATVQKIDRKKRMVTLRGAYQTQTLDVGPDIDLKSLKVGDTVHAVFVSAAAVKITPSGASTTAQ
- the pcaF gene encoding 3-oxoadipyl-CoA thiolase, with the protein product MSEAFLCDAIRTPIGRYAGSLSSVRADDLGAVPLKALIERNKEVDWNAVDDLIYGCANQAGEDNRNVARMSLLLAGLPQGVPGSTINRLCGSGMDAVGIAARAIKAGEAGLMIAGGVESMSRAPFVMGKATTAFARQADIFDTTIGWRFVNPLMKQMYGVDSMPETGENVAQEFNVSRADQDAFALRSQLNASRAQRDGTLAQEIVAVTVPQKKGDPLVVSNDEHPRETSLEALAKLKGVVRADGTVTAGNASGVNDGAAALLLANEAIAQRFGLTPRARVLGVATAGVAPRVMGIGPAPATQKLLARLGMKLDQFDVIELNEAFASQGLAVLRMLGVAGDDPRVNPNGGAIALGHPLGMSGARLVTTAMYQLQRTQGRFALCTMCIGVGQGIAIALERV
- a CDS encoding IclR family transcriptional regulator; the protein is MATHQDTRTLQPAPVTDADVPDKPGDSYVQSFARGLAVIRAFNAERPAQTLTDVAAATGLTRAGARRILLTLQTLGYVEADGRLFRLTPRILDLGFAYLTSMPFWNVAEPVMEELSAEVHESCSAAVLDRTEIVYVLRVPTHKIMTINLSIGSRLPAWCTSMGRVLLSSLDDAALDAVLDASNLHAHTPRTVTGKDELKQIIAQVRRQGWAITDQELEEGLISISAPIRNRQGRIIAAMNISGNAQRNSAKQMMKTFLEPLQKAAQNVSEMVALRG